One stretch of Chitinophaga pendula DNA includes these proteins:
- a CDS encoding LytR/AlgR family response regulator transcription factor produces the protein MSNIKAAIVDDEVRNIHILRNILENYCKDVTVVGEAQNIHEAAEMIKNNPIDVLFLDIEMPPHNGFQLLEMFPVLNFEVIFITAFQEYALQAIKFAALDYLLKPIKVSEVEDALEKVKKSKKGRLNELASILKDYVKNNDNAFSKIVIPVNDGYNVIDLKDIIYCEAFDSYTKIQLINNVSHLISKSLKEYEEMLSDKGFYRVHKSFLINIHHIVKIIKGLGTAVVMTDQKNIPISSRKKDEFFAQLKGVINL, from the coding sequence ATGAGTAATATTAAAGCTGCGATTGTAGACGATGAAGTCCGCAACATCCATATTTTGCGAAATATCCTCGAGAACTATTGTAAAGACGTTACAGTAGTTGGCGAGGCGCAGAATATCCATGAGGCGGCGGAGATGATCAAAAACAACCCCATCGACGTGCTGTTTTTGGATATCGAAATGCCTCCACACAATGGATTTCAGCTCTTGGAAATGTTTCCGGTACTGAACTTTGAAGTGATCTTCATCACCGCTTTCCAGGAATACGCCCTACAGGCAATTAAATTTGCCGCTTTAGATTACCTGCTCAAACCGATCAAGGTAAGCGAAGTAGAAGACGCACTGGAAAAAGTAAAGAAAAGTAAGAAAGGCAGGCTCAATGAACTAGCCTCCATTCTTAAAGACTATGTAAAGAACAATGATAACGCATTCTCTAAAATTGTAATACCTGTCAACGACGGCTATAATGTGATCGACCTCAAGGATATCATCTACTGCGAGGCCTTCGATAGTTATACCAAAATCCAGCTAATCAATAACGTATCCCATCTCATCTCCAAATCATTGAAGGAATACGAAGAAATGCTGTCTGACAAAGGTTTCTATAGAGTACATAAGTCATTCCTGATCAATATTCACCATATCGTCAAGATCATCAAAGGCCTCGGTACCGCCGTTGTCATGACCGATCAGAAGAATATTCCCATCTCTTCCCGCAAGAAAGATGAATTCTTCGCCCAACTTAAAGGTGTGATCAACTTATAA
- a CDS encoding sensor histidine kinase — protein MHSARYILLCILSLLCIHHAVSGQGLMIHNYNVKDGLANATVYSAVQDKNGFIWFSTPTGVSKFDGKRFRNFSKRDGLTDNDVIKLAADSKGRIWFFTLNGKPSFYNNFIIHTEENDTTLQYNSRGQYFQLAFEDLAGSTWFLNTDSRVIQYNGKKIFYDKLRNMPGDVYYFLRNEHIFRRLQASFVVNTLRDGNNPEQRIFPECPYHLDDEAFGARVKQNPILILKNSLYSYTVSDMVCFFNGRDFGITEEIGTVCIENDNLWLGTQRGLYYVKDYFRGERKVMKLLENHYITSLLKDKDGNIWITTFGDGVYNIPFKNFYFSYLDNTNGLYSHSIFSIAKDLSTGLLLIGQSAGVLNTMDSEGRIRQYDLDTSSGRNSILSILPYKENELLIGADNGLYVYNTIQQKVRLLQAMRTLKDVSLTPGGKIRVATKDQVWLLDDKNSYTIGDLEPLITSIATVDDSTYYVGTNIGLFHGTDGNRQLFPKGTDPRLRQSIKDLKWIDGYLWIGTSDQGIYLVRNNEVVKHIGSAANLASDICQQLYYDGIGHLYVATNKGVSIINVKDQTIQRNITSNDGLMSDDIRSIYYQRGMLYIATSNGLCYFRDNNIPVDTIPPAVYLNTIRYGDSTYLPLRQYSLLYKRKASFEVEFGAIAFDLPDLVEYQYNFSSDTTSGWQITRSNIIPFPDLQPGSYKLLIRARKYKSDWSKPVSITVNILPQWYQEWWARGILIVIVLLAILAILRYIVRRIKQGEKRKTEYNRRIAELEAKALTNQMNPHFIFNSLNSVQHLILEKEEKQALNFLADFATLMRQMLNNSRKSYISLEEEIAFLTRYLELEKIRFAHSFTYHFALEDAIKDYTIYIPPMIIQPIVENAIKHGLAPKTSAGHLEIRLEMAGDLLYCSVDDDGIGWERSNSLKSGRLIKHESTALSVIKERLQIIKSFNGSVGKLEIIDKFNSGFGNKEGTLVEILIPIVKML, from the coding sequence ATGCACAGCGCCCGCTACATATTGTTATGTATCCTGTCTCTGCTTTGTATACACCATGCCGTATCCGGCCAGGGATTGATGATACATAACTATAATGTGAAAGACGGGCTGGCCAACGCGACCGTCTACTCGGCCGTACAAGACAAAAACGGCTTTATCTGGTTCTCAACCCCCACCGGTGTAAGCAAATTCGATGGTAAACGCTTTCGCAACTTTAGTAAACGGGATGGACTCACCGATAACGATGTTATCAAACTCGCCGCCGACTCAAAAGGCCGTATCTGGTTCTTTACGCTCAATGGTAAACCGTCTTTCTACAACAACTTCATCATCCACACAGAAGAAAACGATACCACCCTGCAATATAACAGTCGCGGCCAATACTTTCAACTGGCATTCGAAGACCTCGCAGGATCTACCTGGTTCCTCAATACAGATAGCCGCGTCATTCAGTACAATGGGAAAAAAATTTTCTACGACAAACTACGTAACATGCCGGGCGACGTATATTACTTCCTCCGGAATGAACATATCTTCCGCCGCCTCCAGGCCAGCTTTGTTGTAAATACCCTGCGGGATGGCAATAACCCCGAACAACGCATCTTCCCCGAATGCCCCTATCACCTGGATGATGAAGCCTTCGGCGCCCGCGTCAAACAAAATCCTATCCTCATACTCAAAAACAGTCTGTACTCCTACACCGTAAGCGATATGGTCTGTTTCTTTAATGGCAGGGACTTCGGCATCACCGAAGAAATAGGCACCGTCTGCATAGAAAACGATAATCTCTGGTTGGGTACACAACGCGGACTCTATTACGTAAAAGACTACTTCCGGGGAGAACGGAAAGTGATGAAACTACTCGAGAACCACTATATCACCTCCCTGCTCAAAGACAAAGATGGTAATATATGGATCACGACCTTCGGAGATGGCGTATATAACATCCCCTTCAAAAATTTTTACTTCAGCTATCTCGATAATACCAACGGACTGTATTCCCACTCCATCTTCAGTATCGCTAAAGACCTCTCAACAGGCCTCCTGCTAATAGGACAAAGCGCCGGCGTACTTAATACAATGGACTCTGAAGGCAGGATACGCCAGTATGACCTCGATACCAGCAGTGGCCGCAATAGCATACTCAGTATACTTCCCTATAAAGAGAATGAATTATTGATCGGGGCAGATAATGGCCTCTATGTCTATAATACAATACAGCAAAAAGTCCGGCTCCTGCAGGCAATGCGAACGTTAAAAGACGTATCCCTGACGCCGGGTGGTAAAATCAGAGTCGCTACCAAAGACCAGGTATGGCTGCTTGATGATAAGAACAGCTACACTATAGGCGACCTGGAGCCACTGATCACTTCCATCGCTACAGTCGACGATAGCACCTACTACGTAGGTACCAACATCGGACTATTCCATGGTACCGATGGCAATCGCCAGCTATTCCCTAAAGGTACAGATCCCAGACTCCGGCAAAGTATTAAAGATCTTAAATGGATAGATGGATACCTCTGGATCGGTACCAGCGATCAGGGTATCTACCTGGTACGCAACAACGAAGTAGTCAAACACATCGGCTCAGCCGCCAATCTGGCCAGCGATATCTGCCAACAACTTTATTACGACGGGATTGGACACCTGTACGTAGCTACAAACAAAGGTGTTTCCATCATCAACGTAAAAGACCAGACCATACAACGCAATATCACCTCCAACGATGGGCTGATGTCGGACGATATCCGTAGCATCTACTATCAGCGTGGTATGCTTTATATCGCTACCTCCAACGGACTATGTTACTTCCGGGATAATAACATTCCCGTAGATACCATACCGCCCGCAGTATATCTCAACACCATCAGGTATGGCGACAGCACCTACCTGCCACTGCGCCAGTACTCCCTGCTCTATAAACGGAAGGCTTCCTTTGAAGTAGAATTCGGCGCTATCGCTTTCGACCTGCCCGACCTGGTCGAATACCAGTATAACTTTTCCAGCGATACCACCAGCGGCTGGCAGATCACCCGCAGCAATATCATCCCCTTCCCGGATCTACAACCAGGTAGCTATAAACTCCTCATCAGAGCCCGTAAATACAAAAGCGACTGGAGTAAGCCCGTCAGCATTACCGTCAACATATTACCGCAATGGTACCAGGAATGGTGGGCCAGGGGCATATTGATCGTTATCGTATTGCTGGCTATACTAGCCATATTGCGCTATATCGTCCGCCGCATAAAACAGGGAGAAAAGAGAAAAACAGAATATAACAGACGTATCGCAGAGCTGGAAGCAAAAGCGCTGACCAACCAGATGAATCCGCACTTTATCTTCAATTCTTTGAATTCCGTGCAACACCTCATCCTGGAAAAAGAAGAAAAACAAGCACTCAACTTCCTGGCCGACTTTGCCACGCTCATGAGACAAATGCTCAATAATTCCCGGAAATCGTACATATCTTTGGAGGAAGAGATTGCATTCCTGACACGATACCTGGAATTGGAAAAGATTCGTTTTGCACATTCCTTTACTTACCACTTCGCACTGGAAGATGCGATAAAGGATTATACGATCTATATTCCCCCAATGATCATTCAACCGATCGTGGAAAATGCTATCAAACACGGCCTGGCGCCTAAAACAAGTGCCGGCCATCTGGAAATAAGACTGGAAATGGCGGGCGATTTATTATATTGTTCCGTCGATGACGATGGCATAGGCTGGGAACGTTCCAATAGCCTTAAAAGTGGCCGCCTCATCAAACATGAATCCACCGCACTGAGCGTCATTAAAGAAAGATTGCAGATTATAAAATCTTTTAATGGTAGTGTTGGAAAGTTAGAAATTATTGATAAATTTAATTCTGGTTTCGGAAACAAGGAAGGTACACTTGTCGAAATCCTGATTCCCATTGTTAAGATGTTATGA
- the proS gene encoding proline--tRNA ligase, which yields MSKEITARSDDYSKWYNDLILKGGLADYSAVKGCMVIKPYGFGLWEGMRDVLDRKFKETGHQNAYFPLFIPKSFLSKEAAHVEGFAKECAVVTHYRLKNDPGGAGVVVDPEAKLEEELIVRPTSETIIWNTYKDWIQSYRDLPLLINQWANVVRWEMRTRLFLRTAEFLWQEGHTAHATADEAIAETKQMLDVYADFAENYMALPVVKGVKSASERFAGAVDTYCIEALMQDGKALQAGTSHFLGQNFAKAFDVQFSNKENKLEYVWATSWGVSTRLIGALVMAHSDDEGLVLPPRIAPLQVVIVPIFKGEEQKAKLDDRIHSIIKELKALGISVKYDDSDNNRPGWKFAEYEMKGVPVRIAIGARDLENNVAEVARRDTKEKQSFSLDNLANSIKDLLEEIQQNMFNKAKTFRDEHITKVDSFEEFVKVLDGKSGFVSAHWDGTAETEAEIKERTKATIRCIPLDNPLEDGVCILTGKHSKQRVLFARAY from the coding sequence ATGAGTAAAGAAATTACAGCCCGTTCAGATGACTATTCAAAATGGTATAATGACCTGATCCTCAAAGGTGGCCTGGCAGACTACTCCGCCGTTAAAGGCTGTATGGTGATCAAACCCTACGGATTCGGGCTATGGGAAGGGATGCGCGACGTACTGGACCGCAAATTCAAAGAAACCGGTCATCAGAATGCCTACTTCCCGTTATTCATCCCCAAAAGTTTCCTCAGCAAAGAAGCCGCTCACGTAGAAGGCTTCGCCAAAGAATGCGCCGTAGTCACACACTACCGCCTCAAAAATGATCCTGGTGGCGCCGGCGTCGTAGTAGACCCGGAAGCCAAACTGGAAGAAGAACTTATCGTTCGCCCTACCTCCGAAACCATTATCTGGAATACATATAAGGACTGGATACAATCTTATCGGGACCTGCCGTTGCTCATCAACCAATGGGCCAACGTAGTAAGATGGGAAATGCGTACTCGTCTCTTTCTCCGTACAGCAGAATTCCTCTGGCAGGAAGGTCATACCGCCCATGCCACCGCAGATGAAGCAATCGCAGAAACCAAACAAATGCTGGACGTATATGCCGATTTCGCCGAAAACTATATGGCCCTGCCCGTAGTTAAAGGGGTGAAATCCGCATCTGAGCGTTTTGCAGGTGCAGTAGATACTTACTGTATCGAAGCGCTCATGCAGGATGGTAAAGCTTTACAGGCAGGTACCTCCCACTTCCTCGGACAAAACTTCGCTAAAGCTTTTGATGTACAGTTCTCCAACAAAGAAAACAAACTGGAATATGTATGGGCTACCTCCTGGGGCGTATCTACCCGCCTCATCGGCGCGCTCGTAATGGCACACAGCGACGATGAAGGCCTCGTACTACCTCCCCGCATCGCCCCCCTCCAGGTGGTGATCGTGCCTATCTTTAAAGGAGAAGAACAAAAAGCAAAACTCGACGACCGTATCCACTCCATCATAAAAGAACTGAAAGCCCTCGGCATCAGCGTAAAATACGATGACAGCGATAATAACCGCCCAGGGTGGAAATTTGCAGAGTATGAAATGAAAGGGGTACCCGTTCGCATCGCCATCGGCGCCCGCGATCTGGAAAACAATGTGGCAGAAGTAGCCCGCCGCGATACCAAAGAAAAACAAAGCTTTTCACTGGATAACCTGGCCAACAGTATCAAAGACCTCCTCGAAGAAATACAACAAAATATGTTCAATAAGGCTAAAACCTTCCGCGATGAACATATTACCAAAGTAGATTCCTTCGAAGAATTTGTAAAAGTACTGGACGGAAAAAGTGGCTTCGTTTCCGCTCACTGGGATGGTACTGCCGAAACAGAAGCGGAGATCAAAGAACGTACAAAAGCCACCATCCGCTGTATCCCGCTGGACAACCCGCTGGAAGATGGTGTTTGTATCCTGACCGGAAAACATTCCAAACAAAGAGTACTGTTTGCACGCGCATACTAA